A single genomic interval of Selenobaculum gibii harbors:
- a CDS encoding Cof-type HAD-IIB family hydrolase, with protein MAIKLLVTDLDGTLLNGEKKISSRNALAIQRAQEKGVKVTFATGRMHKAAVRFAQEVNLDLPIISCNGSVIKSCDGKTIFEHHIDDKIAREAIEFCLENNWHIQWYIDDELYVNEIKPDLWTGYENVFKIDVKEAKGQLDKYSRRIVQMVILDKAGHIQSIAPKVRDRFTGRLDTPITSDHCIDVVSIGMNKAKGIEVLAREYGIRPSEIMVVGDSDNDLAMFGYAGFSVAMGNAFESIKAVADAITDDVEADGFATAVEKYILGD; from the coding sequence ATGGCAATAAAATTACTTGTTACTGATTTAGATGGTACGTTATTAAATGGAGAAAAGAAAATCTCATCGCGAAATGCTCTGGCGATTCAGCGAGCGCAGGAAAAAGGGGTAAAGGTAACGTTCGCGACAGGGCGGATGCATAAAGCGGCAGTTAGATTCGCCCAGGAAGTGAATCTTGATTTACCAATTATTAGCTGTAATGGATCGGTGATAAAATCTTGTGATGGTAAAACGATTTTCGAACATCACATAGATGATAAAATTGCGCGTGAAGCGATCGAATTCTGTTTAGAAAATAACTGGCATATTCAATGGTATATTGATGATGAATTGTATGTAAATGAAATAAAACCTGATTTGTGGACGGGGTACGAAAATGTATTTAAAATTGATGTAAAAGAAGCTAAAGGACAGTTGGATAAATATTCTAGAAGAATTGTACAGATGGTTATTTTAGATAAAGCTGGTCATATTCAATCCATCGCTCCAAAAGTGCGTGATAGGTTTACAGGAAGATTAGATACACCGATAACTTCAGATCATTGTATTGATGTTGTATCGATAGGGATGAATAAAGCAAAGGGCATTGAGGTTTTAGCGAGAGAATATGGGATTCGTCCTTCTGAAATTATGGTAGTTGGAGATTCCGATAATGATTTAGCAATGTTTGGGTATGCTGGCTTCAGCGTTGCTATGGGAAATGCATTTGAATCAATAAAAGCAGTTGCTGATGCGATTACGGATGATGTAGAGGCAGATGGTTTTGCAACCGCTGTAGAAAAATATATTTTAGGCGATTAA
- a CDS encoding DUF3231 family protein, which produces MSILDKINSETRMLFNNFFDKEPLNYLEAASLYGVVAQGRYNVAMLEILYNHAQDEELKGLIKEALSTQTKALIYQSEEMLQESGSQIPSLTFRRRTLHKRPLAIDPDAKLSDAEVAIAIGTMAKAAQTAMLAALHQSYQLDIAMMYRELLDKGLDWDYKLLQLMLKRGWLPRLHKACH; this is translated from the coding sequence ATGTCTATCCTTGACAAAATCAACTCTGAAACTCGCATGCTTTTCAACAACTTCTTTGATAAAGAACCGTTAAATTATCTTGAAGCAGCAAGTCTATACGGAGTCGTCGCACAAGGGCGATATAATGTAGCAATGCTAGAAATTCTCTATAATCATGCCCAAGATGAAGAATTGAAAGGCTTAATTAAAGAGGCGCTTAGCACCCAAACAAAAGCACTAATTTACCAGTCAGAAGAAATGCTACAAGAAAGCGGCTCACAAATTCCGTCTCTTACTTTCCGCCGTCGCACGCTGCACAAACGGCCGCTTGCTATTGATCCTGATGCAAAATTAAGTGACGCAGAGGTAGCCATTGCAATTGGTACAATGGCAAAAGCAGCTCAAACAGCTATGTTAGCAGCATTGCATCAATCTTATCAGCTTGATATAGCAATGATGTATCGCGAACTACTTGATAAAGGATTAGATTGGGACTACAAGTTGCTTCAACTTATGTTGAAACGCGGCTGGCTTCCAAGACTTCACAAAGCTTGTCACTAA
- a CDS encoding Cof-type HAD-IIB family hydrolase: MAIKLVISDLDGTLLDCDHQISEANKSAIFEAVQSGVTVTIATGRMYPSALPYAKQLGVDVPIITYNGAVIKSVSGEILYEQCLDTGVAQEIITLCQENDWYIQTIDDDNLYFKEHNEKAKYYESVAGIKGHAVGGKLADYAKRPPKMLMITDNEVQTDEIVALLEKQFAGRITAVKSMPTYIEIIHPSVNKAAAVDRLIEKLNLSREEVMALGDSNNDLPMLKAAGLSVAMGNANQKAKAVAKVVTEDNNHSGVAVAIRKYVLQKQG, encoded by the coding sequence ATGGCAATAAAACTAGTCATTAGTGATTTAGACGGAACTTTATTAGATTGTGATCATCAAATATCTGAAGCGAATAAGTCGGCAATTTTTGAGGCGGTACAGTCGGGGGTAACAGTCACGATTGCGACTGGTAGGATGTATCCATCAGCACTTCCCTATGCAAAACAGCTTGGTGTTGATGTACCGATTATTACGTATAATGGTGCAGTAATTAAATCTGTTTCTGGTGAAATCTTATATGAACAATGTTTAGACACAGGGGTTGCGCAAGAAATTATTACACTTTGCCAAGAAAACGATTGGTATATCCAAACGATTGATGATGATAATTTGTATTTTAAAGAACATAATGAAAAAGCGAAGTATTATGAAAGTGTAGCAGGGATAAAGGGGCATGCTGTAGGGGGAAAATTGGCTGATTATGCGAAACGTCCGCCTAAAATGCTAATGATTACCGATAATGAAGTGCAGACAGATGAAATTGTTGCTTTGCTCGAAAAGCAATTTGCGGGAAGAATAACCGCAGTGAAATCTATGCCAACCTATATTGAAATTATTCATCCGAGCGTAAATAAAGCGGCGGCAGTAGATCGGTTGATTGAAAAGCTTAACTTATCGCGTGAAGAGGTTATGGCATTAGGTGATTCTAATAACGACTTGCCAATGCTTAAAGCGGCAGGGTTAAGTGTTGCAATGGGAAATGCAAATCAAAAAGCAAAAGCAGTAGCAAAAGTTGTAACTGAAGACAACAATCATAGTGGTGTAGCCGTTGCAATCAGGAAATACGTATTACAAAAGCAAGGTTAA
- a CDS encoding LemA family protein: MKGWTIFGVIAAIIIAIAAVVIMGYNGLVQQNEDVNSKWAQVENQLQRRADLIPNLVNTVKGYAAHEQEAIKAVSEARAKLAGAEGVANKSEANNELSSALSRLLMVVENYPNLKADQNFRALQDELAGTENRLAVARKDYNDVVQSFNTKVKTIPTSIYAGMLGFSQREYFKADEASKQTPQVKF; this comes from the coding sequence ATGAAAGGGTGGACTATTTTCGGTGTAATTGCAGCGATTATCATCGCAATTGCAGCTGTGGTTATCATGGGCTACAATGGCCTTGTACAACAAAATGAAGATGTGAATAGCAAGTGGGCACAAGTTGAAAATCAATTACAACGTCGTGCTGATTTAATTCCTAATTTAGTAAATACCGTAAAAGGATATGCAGCACATGAACAAGAAGCAATTAAAGCTGTATCTGAAGCACGAGCTAAATTAGCTGGAGCTGAAGGTGTTGCAAATAAATCTGAAGCAAATAATGAACTTAGCAGCGCGCTGAGTCGTTTATTGATGGTTGTAGAAAATTATCCAAATTTAAAAGCTGATCAAAACTTTAGAGCACTTCAAGATGAATTGGCAGGAACAGAAAATCGTCTTGCAGTTGCACGGAAAGATTATAATGATGTGGTACAATCCTTTAATACAAAAGTAAAAACAATTCCAACTAGTATTTATGCTGGAATGCTTGGATTCTCGCAGCGTGAATATTTTAAAGCGGATGAAGCAAGCAAACAGACACCACAAGTGAAATTCTAA
- a CDS encoding PHP domain-containing protein — protein MKTIDLHLHSTYTDGSYSPAELVRKAKEIGLSAIAVTDHDNLIGYTEAKVEADKVGIEILPGIEMSTIYQGRKLHILGLGMNIEDSEFKKQYKKIRAPKEECLDTILERLQKRGVDISREKITPYANHQFDRYAVMRFFAANKKQADVQYIWDEYLNPATEGLQINTPTQEAIVMIRQAGGVASLAHYHKGIGLKGLSIEEKEKWLKELKHMGLNGLEAMYSNFTPEEEGLAKKWVEKFGLIPTGGTDFHGDNRPSYKLGIGNGSLQIPYAWFERIKEVCRY, from the coding sequence ATGAAAACGATAGATTTACATTTACATTCAACATATACTGATGGAAGTTATAGTCCAGCAGAGCTAGTGCGAAAAGCCAAAGAAATTGGTTTATCGGCAATCGCTGTTACAGATCATGACAATTTGATTGGTTATACTGAAGCAAAGGTAGAAGCAGATAAAGTTGGCATCGAAATTTTACCTGGAATTGAAATGAGCACAATCTACCAAGGGCGCAAGCTCCATATCTTAGGCTTAGGTATGAATATAGAGGATTCTGAATTTAAAAAGCAATATAAAAAAATTCGTGCGCCCAAGGAAGAATGCTTGGATACCATTCTTGAACGCTTGCAAAAACGCGGGGTAGATATATCGCGAGAAAAAATAACACCCTATGCGAATCATCAATTCGATCGTTATGCTGTTATGCGTTTTTTTGCAGCAAATAAAAAACAAGCTGATGTGCAATATATTTGGGATGAATACTTGAATCCAGCAACAGAAGGATTACAAATTAATACACCAACCCAAGAGGCGATAGTGATGATTCGCCAGGCAGGCGGGGTTGCTTCATTGGCGCATTATCATAAAGGTATTGGACTAAAAGGGTTGTCAATTGAGGAAAAAGAGAAATGGTTAAAGGAATTAAAACATATGGGGCTTAACGGATTAGAGGCAATGTATTCAAACTTTACACCAGAGGAAGAAGGTTTGGCAAAAAAATGGGTGGAAAAATTCGGCTTAATCCCTACTGGTGGGACAGATTTTCATGGGGATAATCGTCCTTCCTATAAATTGGGAATAGGAAATGGGTCCTTGCAGATTCCATATGCATGGTTTGAAAGAATTAAAGAAGTTTGCCGTTATTAA
- the rd gene encoding rubredoxin: MAKWACVVCGYVYDEAEGDVDNNIEPGTLFEELPEDFVCPLCGVGKDEFEEVKE, translated from the coding sequence ATGGCAAAATGGGCTTGTGTAGTTTGTGGTTACGTTTATGATGAAGCGGAAGGCGATGTAGATAATAACATTGAACCAGGGACTTTATTTGAAGAATTACCGGAAGACTTTGTTTGTCCTCTTTGTGGTGTAGGTAAAGACGAATTTGAAGAAGTAAAAGAATAA
- a CDS encoding TPM domain-containing protein translates to MRKKWLAFMMTIFAFLSFSISVFAADIPSKPTNNIYVQDYAQVLTAEDKAKLNQWGKSLEAQTKAQIVVVTIKSLDGEAIEDYALQLFRTWEIGDKQMNNGVLMLVAVEDRKSKIEVGYGLEGALPDGKTGEIQDKYMLPYFREGNYSAGVLNGYASLLKVTANEYGITFDGKAKPAQAKQLETNQDLGFVDYLMIAGFVLLLIIDWVFFGGAITRMLLILISRSRGGGGGGGGSYGGGSSGGGGSSRNW, encoded by the coding sequence ATGCGAAAAAAATGGTTGGCATTTATGATGACGATTTTCGCTTTTTTGAGCTTTTCAATCAGCGTGTTTGCGGCAGATATTCCGTCTAAACCGACGAATAATATATATGTACAAGATTATGCACAGGTTTTAACAGCAGAGGATAAAGCGAAGCTGAATCAATGGGGGAAAAGTTTAGAAGCGCAAACGAAAGCTCAAATCGTCGTGGTAACGATAAAGTCTTTAGATGGGGAAGCAATAGAAGATTATGCATTACAACTTTTTCGGACTTGGGAAATTGGTGATAAACAGATGAACAATGGTGTCTTGATGCTTGTCGCTGTTGAAGATAGAAAGTCAAAAATTGAAGTTGGTTATGGTCTTGAAGGTGCTTTGCCAGACGGTAAAACGGGTGAAATTCAAGATAAATATATGCTACCATATTTCCGTGAAGGAAATTATTCTGCAGGTGTTTTAAATGGATATGCATCACTGCTTAAGGTAACGGCAAATGAATATGGAATAACCTTTGACGGAAAAGCTAAGCCAGCACAAGCAAAACAACTGGAAACAAACCAAGATTTGGGGTTTGTTGATTATCTTATGATCGCGGGCTTTGTATTGCTACTCATTATAGATTGGGTGTTTTTTGGCGGAGCAATTACACGGATGCTTCTCATCTTAATTAGTCGGTCGCGTGGCGGTGGCGGCGGTGGTGGTGGAAGTTATGGCGGTGGCTCTAGTGGTGGTGGTGGCTCTAGCCGTAATTGGTAA
- the mdh gene encoding malate dehydrogenase translates to MKVTVVGAGNVGATVANVIALKGFASELVLLDIKEGVSEGKAMDMMQTSHMMNFDTTIVGCTNDYSKTADSSVVVITSGIPRKPGMTREQLIGTNAGIVKSVVDQVLQYSPNAIFVIISNPMDTMTYLALKASGVPKNRIIGMGGMLDSSRFRYYLSQALGCTPTDVDGMVIGGHGDKTMIPLARFATYKGIPVSQLLDKETIDKVVADTMVGGATLTGLLGTSAWYAPGAAGATVVEAIVTDAKKLIPCCAYLEGEYGETDVCVGVPVVLGKNGIEKIVDVKLNEEEQKLFDASVAAVRTMNAALADVLK, encoded by the coding sequence ATGAAAGTTACAGTTGTTGGAGCGGGTAATGTTGGTGCTACAGTCGCTAACGTAATTGCATTAAAAGGATTTGCTAGTGAATTAGTTCTTTTGGACATCAAAGAAGGTGTATCTGAAGGTAAAGCTATGGATATGATGCAAACTTCTCATATGATGAATTTTGATACTACAATTGTTGGTTGCACTAATGATTACAGCAAAACAGCAGATTCTTCCGTGGTTGTTATTACTTCAGGTATTCCTCGTAAACCTGGTATGACTCGCGAACAATTAATTGGTACAAATGCTGGTATCGTAAAAAGCGTAGTGGATCAAGTTCTTCAATATTCTCCAAATGCTATCTTCGTTATTATTTCCAATCCAATGGATACAATGACTTACTTAGCTCTTAAAGCAAGTGGCGTTCCTAAAAACCGTATTATCGGTATGGGTGGTATGCTTGATAGCAGCCGTTTCAGATACTATTTAAGCCAAGCTTTAGGATGCACTCCTACTGACGTTGATGGTATGGTAATTGGCGGTCATGGCGATAAAACTATGATTCCTTTAGCTCGTTTTGCTACATATAAAGGTATTCCAGTATCTCAACTTTTAGATAAAGAAACAATTGATAAAGTAGTAGCTGATACTATGGTTGGCGGTGCTACATTAACAGGTCTTCTTGGCACTTCTGCTTGGTATGCTCCTGGTGCTGCTGGTGCTACTGTTGTTGAAGCAATCGTTACTGATGCGAAAAAATTAATTCCTTGCTGCGCTTACCTTGAAGGTGAATACGGCGAAACTGACGTTTGTGTTGGCGTACCTGTTGTTCTTGGTAAAAACGGTATTGAAAAAATCGTTGATGTTAAATTAAATGAAGAAGAACAAAAATTATTTGATGCAAGTGTAGCTGCTGTTCGTACAATGAATGCTGCATTAGCTGATGTTTTAAAATAA
- the rapZ gene encoding RNase adapter RapZ gives MEDFRLVIITGMSGAGKTQVSRHMEDLGYFCVDNLPPMFIPKFAELCTHSSGSVHKVALVVDTRGREFFDKMIHILDSMDESGMKYEMLFMEASDATIIRRYKESRRRHPMAPNSRISEGIAKERERLARVRARATHIIDTSDMKKSSLKEKIIRWFGNSSESNSMNITVVSFGFKHGMPLDADLMLDVRFLPNPYYIDSMRHKSGAVPEVAEYIWKWPVTKEFVAKLNDLVEFLVPNYIKEGKSQLVIAIGCTGGMHRSVFIANRVYTLLCNKGYRVNIEHRDVFKNEGIEHPQITAVID, from the coding sequence ATGGAAGATTTTCGTTTGGTAATTATTACTGGTATGTCAGGTGCAGGAAAAACACAAGTCAGCCGTCATATGGAGGATTTGGGGTATTTTTGTGTTGATAATTTACCGCCGATGTTTATTCCTAAGTTTGCAGAGCTTTGTACGCATTCTTCTGGAAGCGTACATAAAGTCGCGCTTGTTGTTGATACGCGAGGACGTGAATTCTTCGATAAAATGATACATATTTTAGATAGCATGGATGAAAGCGGTATGAAGTATGAAATGCTATTTATGGAAGCTTCTGACGCAACGATTATACGTCGTTACAAAGAATCACGCCGTCGTCACCCGATGGCACCCAATAGCAGAATTAGTGAAGGAATTGCAAAAGAACGGGAACGTTTGGCGAGAGTGAGAGCTAGAGCAACACATATTATTGATACTTCCGATATGAAGAAAAGCAGTTTGAAAGAAAAAATTATTCGTTGGTTTGGTAATTCTTCAGAATCTAATTCTATGAATATTACGGTTGTTTCGTTTGGGTTTAAGCATGGTATGCCGCTCGATGCCGATCTAATGCTGGATGTAAGGTTTTTGCCGAATCCATATTATATTGACTCTATGCGTCATAAAAGTGGTGCTGTGCCAGAGGTCGCTGAGTATATTTGGAAGTGGCCGGTAACAAAAGAGTTTGTTGCAAAGCTAAATGATTTAGTGGAGTTTTTAGTGCCAAATTATATTAAAGAAGGTAAAAGCCAGCTAGTTATCGCCATTGGTTGTACGGGTGGAATGCATCGATCAGTATTTATTGCGAATAGAGTCTATACGTTGCTTTGCAATAAAGGCTATAGAGTAAATATTGAGCATCGTGATGTATTTAAAAATGAAGGGATTGAACACCCACAAATAACTGCTGTAATTGATTGA